The Cytobacillus firmus genome segment AAGCTTCAGGATTTGGCTGAGAAGGAAGGCATAAAAAATATTGAATTTGTTTCATTCAGTGTAGACCCCAAAGTGGATACACCTGAAGTTTTAAAGGAATTTGCATCTACATACAATGCAGATTTCAGCAATTGGCATTTTCTGACCGGATATGAACAGGAAGAAATTGAGAAATATGCTATGGAATACTTCAAAACCATTGTGAAAAAGCCGCAAACAGGTGATCAGGTAATCCATGGAACAGATTTTTATCTTGTTGATCAGAATGGAAAAGTAATGAAATATTATACTGGTCTTAATGAAATTCCATTAGATGAAATTATGAATGATATTAAAGCATTGCAATAGACCTTGAACGAGGTCTATTTTTCTTTTCGGCTCTTGAATACTGCACGGACAATGCTAATTATTTTTAAATTTGAGTTGCATGTTATAATATGAATGAGAAAAATGGGCAGGTGATAGTATGATAAAAAAACTCACCCTCATCTTTTGGATCATGCTGCTTCTCGCCTCCTGCAGTTCAGTTCACCACAGCGATATCATTCATTCTGAAAAAGAATCCCGCCTGACAGTTAAAGAAGAAATTCCTTTGGATTTTTTTCCTCGAAACCTTACTGTTGCTGCAGTAGGTGACTCTTTAACCCAGGGGGTTGGAGACAGTACTGAACGTGGAGGGTACGTGCCATATCTTGAAATGTCACTGGAAAAAGACAAAAGTGTTCAAGACGCTGTTTTTTATAATTTCGGTGTAAAAGGCAATCGTTCCGATCAATTATTGAAGAAGCTGGGGACAGATGAAGTAAAAGATGTTGTGAAGGAAGCAGACGCGGTGATCATAACCATTGGCGGCAATGACGTTATGAAAGTAGTCCGTGAAAATTTTTCAAACCTAAAGCTGAGGGCTTTTGCCAAGGAAAAAGAAACCTATGAACAAAATCTGACTGAGGTTTTAGATTCGATAAAAGAGGTAAACCCAAATAGTAAAATTGTTTTAATAGGCTTATATAATCCCTTTTTAAAATGGTTTTCAGAAATAACGGAAATTAATGCTATTCTTGGAGATTGGAATGACACTAGCCGGGATATATTGAGAAATTATCCAGGGACTTATTTTGTTGAAATAGATGATATATTTGAAAATACCGATGATAATCTTTTATATACAGACTATTTTCATCCCAATGATAAAGGCTATGAATTAATAGCTGGACGGGTCCATCAAATACTCACAGAGGAAGTGCTGAAAGATATTCCGTATAAAAGGAAAGCTGAAGGAAATGGAGAGAAGTTGATTGAAAGATAGAAAATGGAAAAAGCTGTTTTTTACACTGCTGGCAATTAATGCACTCATTTTAACTGTGCTGTTTATTTTTATCAGTATACCGGCAGATGACGAAGACTACACAGCGATCACAGAGAATAGTGATAATTACGTTCCTTTTAACATAAAAGCCAATAAAGAAGATTTGAATAGAGTCATTAACCACTACCTTGAAAAAGAAGGGCTGACAGGAGCAATAGATTACAAGATCCTCCTAAACGATGAAGTGGATTTATATGGCACAATCCCTTTCTTCAGCCAGGATCTGCAAATGAAACTGTCATTTGAACCAGAAGCCTTGAAGAATGGAGATGTTGTTCTTCAGCAAAAGTCAATATCTGTCGGGCAGCTGAATCTTCCGGTTTCACATGTCCTGAAGCTGGTAAAAGACCGCTACAAACTTCCGGAAGGTGTTACCATTCAGCCGCAGAAAGAAAGAATCTATGTGTCACTGCAGGAAATGAAGCTGAAAAGTGATGTTAAAGTAAAAGTGGATGAATTTAATCTGAAACAGGATGATATTCGTTTTACCCTTCTTGTTCCGGTTAAATGAGAAAAGGGAATCCTTCCGCAGCTTTGGAGGGGTTCCCTTTTTTGATGCTTAATTAGCAGGAAAGCGTTAGTCTGCAATGATAATTGCTTCCAGTTCAGGCTCTTTGACAACGGAACCTACTGCCAGCAAAGTGTAGGCCTGGTCTGCTTTAAATTGCATTCGAGGGATGGTCAGCACCACATTTGGAGTTCCGGCTATCCTGGCTTCCAAGTCGACAGTCATTGGAGTTAATGCGATGTACTTGCTTGCCTGGCTGAATGCGATATTGGGAAAAACAACGTCCCGGTTTTTTACGGCAATATCAACTGCTGGTGCATCGTGTGACAGGTGGACAAATCTGACTTTGGTTTCCCCGGGAGGCACTTCAGGCTGATCTTCTAATAGGGCAAGCTTAATGTTTGCTTCAATCCCCGCAGCTGCAATTGTATACACCTTACCTGCTTCAGTAATGTTTGGTCTGCTTACAAGTGCAGAGACCATGCTGCCGGCCGGATATATGTCTATCTGATGAGAGCCGGCAGGAAGCGTTGCATAACTGCTTACGTCTTTATATGAGAAGTCCTTTAAAATTCTCGTGCCGTTTATATAGATATCAATTGGACCGGAATCAGGGGAACCATGGAAAATCCGTACTTTTGTCTGCTGTCCCTGATGGGTATCGGCAGAAGGCGCCTTGTTTTTTGTACGCATTATTTGAAAAGCCTGATTGAGGCAATGCAGATGTTTATGATAATAAGTAATATGCTGTGCAGCATCAATGTATTTAAAATACTGAGCCAAAAGATCATATTTTACCGCTTTTTGTAAGTACCACTGCTGATTTCTCTCAGTAGGCATAATTCCCCCTCCTAAAATCTGCTTTAATACCATATGCTTCTCCCCGGGTGAATGCCACCTGAGGAAAATAAAGGGCTTTACTTCTGGTGCAATATTCCATATAATATAAATAAATAAACGAAAGCGGGTGATGTGCTATGAGAAGAGAACTTTATGCCAATACGTTCAGTGTAAATAATTCAGGCACAGCCCAAATGGAAATCGTTTAATCGAGC includes the following:
- a CDS encoding SCO family protein, which encodes MRKRVFAIMVSAFMLAVLSACGQSGIKDALNWELADFTYTNQDNKEFGLKDLEGKVWVADFIFTNCEDVCMPMTANMKKLQDLAEKEGIKNIEFVSFSVDPKVDTPEVLKEFASTYNADFSNWHFLTGYEQEEIEKYAMEYFKTIVKKPQTGDQVIHGTDFYLVDQNGKVMKYYTGLNEIPLDEIMNDIKALQ
- a CDS encoding DUF4397 domain-containing protein codes for the protein MPTERNQQWYLQKAVKYDLLAQYFKYIDAAQHITYYHKHLHCLNQAFQIMRTKNKAPSADTHQGQQTKVRIFHGSPDSGPIDIYINGTRILKDFSYKDVSSYATLPAGSHQIDIYPAGSMVSALVSRPNITEAGKVYTIAAAGIEANIKLALLEDQPEVPPGETKVRFVHLSHDAPAVDIAVKNRDVVFPNIAFSQASKYIALTPMTVDLEARIAGTPNVVLTIPRMQFKADQAYTLLAVGSVVKEPELEAIIIAD
- a CDS encoding SGNH/GDSL hydrolase family protein, translated to MIKKLTLIFWIMLLLASCSSVHHSDIIHSEKESRLTVKEEIPLDFFPRNLTVAAVGDSLTQGVGDSTERGGYVPYLEMSLEKDKSVQDAVFYNFGVKGNRSDQLLKKLGTDEVKDVVKEADAVIITIGGNDVMKVVRENFSNLKLRAFAKEKETYEQNLTEVLDSIKEVNPNSKIVLIGLYNPFLKWFSEITEINAILGDWNDTSRDILRNYPGTYFVEIDDIFENTDDNLLYTDYFHPNDKGYELIAGRVHQILTEEVLKDIPYKRKAEGNGEKLIER
- a CDS encoding YpmS family protein; the encoded protein is MKDRKWKKLFFTLLAINALILTVLFIFISIPADDEDYTAITENSDNYVPFNIKANKEDLNRVINHYLEKEGLTGAIDYKILLNDEVDLYGTIPFFSQDLQMKLSFEPEALKNGDVVLQQKSISVGQLNLPVSHVLKLVKDRYKLPEGVTIQPQKERIYVSLQEMKLKSDVKVKVDEFNLKQDDIRFTLLVPVK